The following are from one region of the Chromobacterium phragmitis genome:
- a CDS encoding efflux RND transporter periplasmic adaptor subunit, protein MTKRMLIMLGCVLLLVLALGVGFFLHIQKLIASSPKPGPQTVSTAVAKMQEWQPQLGSVGTLSAVHGVDISSEVAGQARSLHFKSGQDVKAGEVLVQLNADADVAQLRALQAAAELAATTLKRDRAQLAVQGVSQAQVDADEADLKSKKAQVAQQEALVAKKTIRAPFAGRVGITAVNPGQYLNAGEKIVTLQTIDPVYIDFFLPQRQIAQIRLGQPVNVKSDAFGDQTFRGRISAINPKVDPATRNVQVQATIANPKRQLMPGMFANAAVDIGSRQSRLTLPQTAVTYNPYGSTVFIVKPGKNGPEAQQVFVTTGDTRGNQVAITSGLKEGQEVVTSGQLKLKTGTPIAVNNSVQPSDNPNPTPQEH, encoded by the coding sequence ATGACCAAGCGAATGTTGATCATGCTGGGCTGCGTGCTGCTGCTGGTGCTGGCGCTGGGCGTGGGCTTTTTCCTCCACATCCAGAAGCTGATCGCCAGCTCGCCCAAGCCGGGGCCGCAGACGGTGTCCACCGCCGTCGCCAAAATGCAGGAATGGCAGCCGCAGCTGGGGTCGGTGGGCACGCTGTCCGCCGTCCACGGCGTGGACATCAGCAGCGAGGTGGCCGGCCAGGCGCGCAGCCTGCACTTCAAATCCGGCCAGGACGTCAAGGCCGGCGAGGTGCTGGTGCAGCTGAACGCCGACGCCGACGTCGCCCAGCTGCGCGCGCTGCAAGCCGCCGCCGAGCTGGCGGCCACCACGCTGAAGCGCGACCGCGCGCAGCTGGCGGTCCAGGGCGTCAGCCAGGCCCAGGTCGACGCCGACGAGGCCGATCTGAAGAGCAAGAAGGCCCAGGTGGCGCAGCAGGAGGCGCTAGTGGCCAAGAAGACGATACGCGCGCCGTTCGCCGGCCGCGTCGGCATCACCGCCGTCAATCCCGGCCAGTACCTGAACGCCGGCGAGAAGATCGTCACCCTGCAGACCATAGACCCGGTCTACATCGACTTCTTCCTGCCGCAACGCCAGATCGCCCAGATCCGCCTGGGCCAGCCGGTCAACGTGAAGAGCGACGCCTTCGGCGACCAGACCTTCCGCGGCCGCATCAGCGCGATCAACCCCAAAGTGGACCCTGCCACCCGCAATGTGCAGGTGCAGGCCACCATCGCCAATCCCAAGCGCCAGCTGATGCCCGGCATGTTCGCCAACGCCGCCGTCGACATCGGCAGCCGGCAAAGCCGCCTGACGCTGCCGCAGACTGCCGTCACCTACAACCCGTACGGTTCCACCGTGTTCATCGTCAAACCAGGCAAGAACGGCCCCGAGGCGCAGCAGGTCTTCGTCACCACCGGCGACACCCGCGGCAACCAGGTGGCGATCACCAGCGGCCTGAAGGAAGGCCAGGAAGTGGTGACCAGCGGCCAGCTGAAACTGAAGACCGGCACGCCGATCGCGGTCAACAATTCGGTGCAGCCGTCCGACAATCCGAACCCGACGCCGCAAGAGCACTGA
- the pcnB gene encoding polynucleotide adenylyltransferase PcnB, protein MIRKLIRKVLELPMGKRRGSKPRVYPLPQHGVRRDQLSSAALRVTNRLQEAGYAAYVVGGAVRDLMLGVSPKDFDVATNATPEQVHHLFRRSRIIGRRFRIVHVMMGPETIEVTTFRGGSVDDTNETGRIMADNSFGSQEEDAHRRDFTVNALFYDPSDETVIDYHHGVKDLHAKKLVMIGQPARRYQEDPVRMLRAVRLAAKLGFEIDEDTKKPIRAHAHLLKKEPPARLFDELLKLLMSGHAYACLKKLREEGLARGVFPLLDAVMDDKGGEDAFLKLSLDSTDARLRADKPISVGFLLATLLWRQVDQGWQRRREAGEKSLPALLDAISDVENEQDNDFAIPRRFSVTMREIWTLQARFDSRTGGRPFRFLEQPRFRAAYDFLALRSEAGDVPRELVRWWDEFQRGDEGDRERLVSEAKDSGADEPAKKRRRRRSGGRRKPEGAGESAE, encoded by the coding sequence ATGATCCGCAAGCTAATCCGTAAAGTCCTGGAATTGCCGATGGGCAAGCGCCGTGGCAGCAAGCCGCGCGTCTATCCGCTGCCGCAGCACGGCGTCCGCCGCGACCAGCTGAGCTCCGCCGCGCTGCGGGTGACCAACCGCCTGCAGGAAGCGGGCTACGCCGCCTACGTGGTGGGCGGCGCCGTGCGCGACCTGATGCTGGGCGTGTCGCCCAAGGATTTCGACGTGGCCACCAACGCCACGCCGGAGCAGGTGCATCATCTGTTCCGCCGCTCCCGCATCATCGGCCGCCGTTTCCGCATCGTCCACGTGATGATGGGCCCGGAAACCATAGAGGTGACCACCTTCCGCGGCGGCAGCGTGGACGACACCAATGAAACCGGCCGCATCATGGCCGACAACAGTTTCGGCAGCCAGGAAGAGGACGCGCACCGCCGCGACTTCACCGTCAACGCGTTGTTCTACGATCCGTCCGACGAAACCGTCATCGACTACCACCACGGGGTCAAGGACCTGCACGCCAAGAAACTGGTGATGATAGGCCAGCCCGCCCGCCGTTATCAGGAAGATCCGGTGCGCATGCTGCGCGCGGTGCGCCTGGCGGCCAAGCTGGGTTTCGAGATCGACGAAGACACCAAGAAGCCGATCCGCGCCCACGCCCATCTGTTGAAGAAGGAGCCGCCGGCCCGCTTGTTCGACGAGTTGCTCAAGCTCTTGATGTCCGGCCACGCTTACGCCTGCCTGAAAAAACTGCGCGAAGAAGGGTTGGCGCGCGGCGTCTTCCCGTTGCTGGACGCGGTGATGGACGACAAGGGCGGCGAAGACGCCTTCCTGAAGCTGAGCCTGGACAGCACCGACGCCCGCTTGCGCGCCGACAAGCCGATCTCCGTCGGCTTCCTGCTGGCCACGCTGCTGTGGCGGCAGGTGGACCAGGGCTGGCAACGCCGCCGCGAGGCCGGCGAAAAAAGCCTGCCGGCGCTGCTGGACGCCATATCCGATGTTGAGAATGAACAGGACAACGATTTCGCCATTCCGCGCCGCTTCAGCGTGACCATGCGCGAAATCTGGACGCTGCAAGCGCGTTTCGACAGCCGCACCGGCGGCCGGCCGTTCCGCTTCCTGGAGCAGCCGCGCTTCCGAGCCGCCTACGATTTCCTGGCGCTGCGCAGCGAGGCCGGCGACGTGCCGCGCGAGCTGGTGCGCTGGTGGGACGAATTCCAGCGCGGCGATGAAGGCGACCGCGAGCGTCTGGTTTCCGAGGCCAAGGACAGCGGGGCGGACGAGCCCGCCAAGAAGCGCCGGCGCAGGCGCAGCGGCGGCCGCCGCAAGCCGGAGGGCGCCGGGGAGAGCGCCGAGTGA
- the panD gene encoding aspartate 1-decarboxylase → MQRNMLKSKLHRVTTTHAELHYIGSCAIDENLLEAADILEYEEVQIWNVTNGERFATYAIKAERGSGVISVNGSAARRAAPGDLLIIASFAQYEDAELKNHSPKLVFVDGDNRLTEVKGATPTQPA, encoded by the coding sequence ATGCAACGCAATATGCTCAAGTCCAAGCTCCATCGCGTGACCACCACGCACGCGGAGCTGCATTACATCGGCTCTTGCGCCATCGATGAGAATCTGCTGGAAGCGGCGGACATCCTCGAGTACGAAGAAGTGCAGATCTGGAACGTCACCAACGGCGAGCGCTTCGCCACTTACGCAATCAAGGCGGAGCGCGGCTCCGGCGTGATTTCGGTGAATGGCTCGGCCGCGCGCCGCGCCGCGCCGGGCGACCTGCTGATCATCGCCTCCTTCGCTCAGTATGAAGACGCGGAGTTGAAGAACCATTCGCCCAAGCTGGTGTTCGTCGATGGCGACAATCGCCTGACCGAGGTGAAGGGCGCCACGCCGACGCAGCCGGCCTGA
- a CDS encoding LysR family transcriptional regulator, producing MVRPDDLQIFIRAADNGSLSAAARQLDLSPAVASAGLKRLEGELGAQLLARSTRSLRLTLAGERYLEHARAALDALRAGSLALEQDRRELSGSMSLSMPSDLGRNLLRPWLDDFLLQHPGLSLQLQISDRVADLYRQPVDVALRYGVPEDSSLVALPLAPDNRRVLCASPDYLARHGEPQTPQALRGHACLRLVLGEAVHERWSFERGGERQTVAVSGRWLSDDGEIVRRWAVAGLGIAYKSRLDVLDDLRAGRLRPLLTACQTEPTPLCLVTPHRLMLSPAVAALRAHLQHCLERYLAEPADEAVRQGGSD from the coding sequence ATGGTCAGACCGGACGATTTGCAGATTTTCATCCGCGCGGCGGACAACGGCAGCCTGTCGGCCGCGGCGCGGCAACTGGACTTGAGTCCTGCGGTGGCCAGCGCCGGACTCAAGCGGCTGGAGGGCGAGCTGGGCGCGCAGCTGCTGGCGCGCTCTACCCGCAGCCTGAGGCTGACGCTGGCGGGGGAGCGCTATCTGGAGCACGCGCGGGCCGCGCTGGACGCGCTGCGCGCCGGCAGCCTGGCGCTGGAGCAGGATCGGCGCGAGTTGTCCGGCAGCATGTCGTTGTCCATGCCGTCCGATCTGGGGCGCAATCTGTTGCGGCCGTGGCTGGACGATTTTCTGCTGCAGCATCCCGGTTTGAGCTTGCAATTGCAGATCAGCGACCGCGTCGCCGACCTCTATCGCCAGCCGGTGGACGTGGCGCTGCGCTACGGCGTGCCGGAGGACTCCAGCCTGGTGGCGCTGCCGCTGGCGCCGGACAATCGCCGCGTGTTGTGCGCGTCGCCGGACTACCTGGCCCGCCATGGCGAGCCGCAAACGCCGCAGGCGCTGCGCGGGCACGCTTGCTTGCGGCTGGTGCTGGGCGAGGCGGTGCACGAACGCTGGAGTTTCGAGCGCGGCGGCGAGCGGCAGACGGTGGCGGTATCCGGCCGTTGGCTAAGCGACGACGGCGAGATCGTCAGGCGCTGGGCGGTGGCGGGGCTGGGCATCGCCTACAAGTCCAGGCTGGACGTGCTGGACGACTTGCGGGCGGGGCGGCTGCGCCCCCTGCTGACCGCTTGCCAGACGGAGCCGACGCCGCTGTGCCTGGTGACGCCGCACCGGCTGATGCTGTCGCCGGCGGTGGCGGCGCTGCGCGCGCATCTGCAACATTGCCTAGAACGGTATCTGGCGGAGCCGGCGGACGAGGCGGTCCGGCAGGGCGGTTCCGATTGA
- a CDS encoding zinc-binding alcohol dehydrogenase family protein, producing the protein MKAVAYYQSLPISHPEALQDVQLPDPAVGEHDLLVEVRAISVNPVDVKVRAHMAPEAGQAKVLGWDVAGVVRAVGDKARLFRPGDRVWYAGALHRPGANSELHAVDEHIVGRMPDSLDFETAAALPLTAITAWELLFDRLQVLADSQPSGKRLLVVGAAGGVGSILVQLARRLTGLTVIGTASRPETQAWVKELGAHHVIDHHQPLSQELKRIGIEQVEYVASLNQTDQHFDEIVAALAPQGKLALIDDPATLDARPLKTKSISLHWEFMYTRSMFATDDRIEQHRLLTELAKLVDAGIVASTATERFGAISAANLKRAHALLESNAARGKIVLSGF; encoded by the coding sequence ATGAAAGCCGTCGCCTATTACCAGAGCCTGCCGATTTCCCACCCCGAAGCGCTGCAGGACGTGCAGTTGCCCGACCCCGCAGTCGGCGAGCATGACCTGTTGGTGGAAGTGCGGGCCATATCCGTCAATCCGGTCGATGTGAAAGTGCGCGCCCATATGGCGCCGGAAGCCGGCCAGGCCAAGGTGCTGGGCTGGGACGTCGCCGGCGTGGTGCGCGCCGTCGGCGACAAGGCCAGGCTGTTCCGCCCCGGCGACCGCGTCTGGTACGCCGGCGCGCTGCACCGGCCCGGCGCCAACAGCGAGCTGCACGCGGTGGACGAGCACATCGTCGGCCGCATGCCGGACAGCCTGGATTTCGAAACCGCCGCCGCGCTGCCGCTGACCGCCATCACCGCTTGGGAACTGCTGTTCGACCGCTTGCAAGTTCTGGCCGACAGCCAGCCATCCGGCAAGAGGCTGCTGGTGGTAGGCGCAGCCGGCGGCGTCGGCTCCATCCTGGTCCAGCTGGCCCGCCGCCTGACCGGCCTCACCGTGATCGGCACCGCCTCGCGGCCGGAAACCCAGGCCTGGGTCAAAGAACTGGGCGCGCATCACGTGATCGACCACCACCAGCCCTTGAGCCAGGAACTGAAGCGGATAGGCATCGAGCAGGTGGAATACGTGGCCAGCCTGAACCAAACCGACCAGCATTTCGACGAGATCGTCGCCGCGCTGGCGCCGCAAGGCAAGCTCGCGCTGATCGACGACCCGGCGACGCTGGACGCGCGGCCGTTGAAAACGAAAAGCATCTCGCTGCACTGGGAGTTCATGTACACCCGCTCGATGTTCGCCACCGACGACCGGATCGAACAGCACAGGCTGCTGACCGAACTGGCGAAGCTGGTGGACGCCGGCATCGTGGCAAGCACCGCCACCGAACGCTTCGGCGCGATCAGCGCCGCCAACCTCAAGCGCGCCCACGCCCTGCTGGAAAGCAACGCCGCTCGCGGCAAGATCGTGCTCAGCGGCTTCTGA
- a CDS encoding deoxynucleoside kinase, protein MSQLRYVVVEGPIGSGKSSLARRLSEYWDVQLKAEDPAANPFLPRFYRNMPAHALSTQLSFLLQRADIAREMLQGELQAAPLVSDFLFEKDELFARINLDEHELAIYQRLARLALTEYPVPDLVIYLQASEDILLQRVAARAIDYEVNFPEGYLKRVHAGYSEFFHQYEAAPLLIVNTDHLNLVDGDEDFELLIRCIAEMRGQRSYFNKSV, encoded by the coding sequence ATGAGTCAATTGCGATACGTGGTGGTGGAAGGGCCGATAGGCTCGGGCAAGTCCTCGCTGGCGCGCCGGCTGTCTGAATACTGGGATGTGCAGCTGAAGGCCGAGGACCCTGCCGCCAATCCCTTCCTGCCGCGGTTTTATCGCAATATGCCGGCCCACGCGCTGTCCACCCAGCTGAGCTTCCTGTTGCAGCGCGCCGACATCGCGCGCGAAATGCTGCAGGGCGAGTTGCAGGCGGCGCCGCTGGTGTCGGATTTCCTGTTCGAAAAGGACGAGCTGTTCGCCCGAATCAACCTGGATGAGCATGAGCTGGCGATTTACCAGCGGCTGGCGCGGCTGGCGTTGACCGAATATCCGGTGCCAGATCTGGTGATTTATCTGCAGGCGTCCGAGGACATCCTGCTGCAGCGGGTGGCGGCGCGGGCGATCGATTACGAGGTGAACTTCCCCGAGGGCTACCTCAAGCGCGTGCATGCCGGCTACAGCGAATTTTTCCACCAGTACGAGGCGGCGCCGTTGCTGATCGTCAACACCGACCATTTGAATCTGGTGGACGGCGACGAGGACTTCGAGTTATTGATCCGCTGCATCGCCGAGATGCGCGGCCAGCGCAGTTATTTCAACAAGAGCGTCTGA
- a CDS encoding efflux transporter outer membrane subunit, with protein sequence MYSRSNPSSAMPRPMARGGRSPRARMRLALLSLILIQAGCAVGPDFKSPALPDAAKHGYAETPLPDATAAAKAGPAGASQRLVSGGDLPEQWWTLFRSPELDQLIRAALERNPTLEAAQAALAQARENYNAASGNLLFPSVNAQLGGGRQRAILSGGSPSEFNVYNATINVSYTLDVFGGSRRQLEGLMAAADYQRFQTEAAYQTLIANVVTAAVQEAALRGQLEATRELLKAQEAQLAIVDKQVALGAQPRAAALSQGTLAAQTRAQIPPLEKAQAQTRNLLAALAGRFPGEGGLPEFRLESMKLPDELPVSLPSDLARQRPDIRASEALLHQASAQVGVAAANQYPQITLSGNYGTQHTVMNGMDVGNTLWGVSGGLLQPLFNAGALSAKRRAAEAAYRQAEAQYRATVLKAFQNVADSLRAVDSDAQALKAQAEAEAQARESLDVHSRQYKLGGISYLALLDAERGYQQARIGLIQAQAARYNDTAALFLALGGGWWKQPAAN encoded by the coding sequence GTGTATTCCAGATCCAATCCTTCTTCCGCCATGCCGCGGCCGATGGCCCGCGGCGGGCGTTCTCCCCGCGCGCGCATGCGCCTCGCCCTGCTGTCCCTGATCCTGATCCAGGCGGGCTGCGCGGTGGGCCCGGACTTCAAGTCCCCCGCGCTGCCCGACGCCGCCAAACACGGCTACGCCGAAACGCCATTGCCAGACGCCACCGCCGCGGCCAAGGCCGGCCCGGCCGGCGCCAGCCAGCGGTTGGTGTCCGGCGGCGACCTGCCCGAGCAATGGTGGACACTGTTCCGCTCGCCGGAGCTGGACCAGCTGATCCGAGCGGCGCTGGAGCGCAATCCCACGCTGGAAGCCGCCCAGGCGGCTCTTGCCCAGGCGCGGGAAAACTACAACGCCGCCTCCGGCAACCTGCTGTTCCCCAGCGTCAACGCCCAGCTGGGCGGCGGCCGCCAGCGCGCCATCCTCAGCGGCGGCAGCCCCAGCGAATTCAACGTCTACAACGCCACCATCAACGTGTCCTACACCCTGGATGTGTTCGGCGGCTCCCGCCGCCAGCTGGAAGGCCTGATGGCGGCGGCGGACTACCAGCGCTTCCAGACCGAGGCCGCCTACCAGACGCTGATCGCCAACGTGGTGACCGCCGCCGTCCAGGAGGCGGCGCTGCGCGGCCAACTGGAAGCCACCCGCGAATTGCTGAAGGCGCAGGAGGCCCAGCTGGCCATCGTCGACAAGCAGGTCGCGCTGGGCGCCCAGCCCCGCGCCGCGGCGCTGAGCCAGGGCACGCTGGCGGCGCAGACCCGCGCCCAGATCCCCCCATTGGAAAAGGCGCAGGCGCAGACCCGCAACCTGCTGGCGGCGCTGGCGGGGCGTTTCCCCGGCGAAGGCGGACTGCCGGAGTTCCGGCTGGAGTCGATGAAGCTGCCGGACGAGCTGCCGGTGTCGCTGCCGTCCGACCTCGCCCGCCAGCGCCCGGACATCCGCGCCAGCGAAGCGCTGTTGCACCAGGCCAGCGCCCAGGTCGGCGTGGCCGCCGCCAACCAATACCCGCAGATCACGCTCAGCGGCAATTACGGCACCCAGCACACCGTGATGAACGGCATGGATGTCGGCAACACGCTGTGGGGCGTCTCCGGCGGCCTGCTGCAGCCGCTGTTCAACGCCGGCGCGCTCAGCGCCAAGCGCCGCGCCGCCGAAGCCGCCTACCGCCAGGCCGAGGCGCAATACCGCGCCACGGTACTGAAAGCCTTCCAGAACGTGGCCGACAGCCTGCGGGCGGTGGATTCGGACGCCCAGGCGCTGAAGGCGCAGGCGGAAGCGGAGGCCCAGGCGCGAGAATCACTGGACGTCCACTCGCGGCAGTACAAGCTGGGCGGCATCAGCTATCTCGCGCTGCTGGACGCCGAGCGCGGCTACCAGCAGGCCCGCATCGGCCTGATCCAGGCCCAGGCCGCCCGCTACAACGACACCGCGGCGCTGTTCCTGGCTCTGGGCGGCGGCTGGTGGAAACAACCGGCGGCCAACTGA
- the folK gene encoding 2-amino-4-hydroxy-6-hydroxymethyldihydropteridine diphosphokinase: MTLAYVALGSNLEQPQQQVRAALAALGHLAGTEMVRHSSLYRTAPVGYADQPDFINAVALLDTALPPHGLLDELLALEQRFGRLRSFRNAPRVLDLDLLYYDGIFLQDSRLILPHPRMHERAFVMAPLAEVAGDVELPGVGKVAALAAGLAGDGIRRLGGDDQSNEQERA, encoded by the coding sequence GTGACGCTGGCCTACGTGGCTCTGGGCAGCAATCTGGAGCAGCCGCAACAGCAGGTCAGGGCCGCTCTCGCGGCCCTTGGCCATTTGGCCGGGACCGAGATGGTCCGCCATTCCTCGCTGTATCGCACCGCGCCGGTCGGCTACGCCGATCAACCCGATTTCATCAACGCGGTGGCGCTGCTGGACACCGCGCTGCCTCCCCATGGCTTGCTGGACGAGTTGTTGGCGCTGGAGCAACGCTTCGGCCGCCTGCGCAGCTTCCGCAACGCGCCAAGGGTACTAGATCTTGACTTGCTGTATTACGATGGCATCTTTCTGCAAGATTCGCGGCTGATCCTGCCCCATCCGCGGATGCATGAGCGCGCCTTCGTGATGGCGCCGCTGGCCGAAGTGGCCGGCGATGTGGAGCTGCCCGGCGTCGGCAAGGTCGCGGCACTGGCCGCGGGGCTGGCCGGCGACGGCATCCGGCGGCTGGGCGGGGACGATCAATCGAACGAACAGGAACGAGCATGA
- the panB gene encoding 3-methyl-2-oxobutanoate hydroxymethyltransferase, with amino-acid sequence MKITVNTLHKLAEEGRKITMLTCYDASFASLLDEAGVEILLVGDSLGPVMQGVDSTLPVSEEDMLYHIRCVARGAKNALILGDMTFGAYQESPQQAFAHAARLLQAGAHMVKLEGGAYMAETTRFLVERGIPVCSHIGLTPQYVNMFGGYRVQGRGEDAQRILNDAKVLAEAGASLVLMECVPAPLAKEITETVKAPTIGIGAGADTSGQVLVLHDMLGVYPGKKAKFVKNFMEEAGSIQGAVQAYIKAVKDKTFPTEEHTY; translated from the coding sequence ATGAAAATAACCGTCAATACCCTGCACAAGCTGGCCGAGGAAGGCCGGAAGATCACCATGCTCACCTGCTACGACGCCAGCTTCGCCAGCCTGCTGGACGAGGCCGGCGTGGAAATCCTGCTGGTCGGCGATTCGCTGGGGCCGGTGATGCAGGGCGTGGACTCCACGCTGCCGGTCAGCGAAGAGGACATGCTCTACCACATCCGCTGCGTGGCCCGCGGCGCCAAGAACGCGCTGATCCTGGGCGACATGACTTTCGGCGCCTACCAGGAAAGCCCGCAGCAGGCCTTTGCCCATGCCGCGCGCCTGCTGCAGGCCGGCGCCCACATGGTGAAGCTGGAAGGCGGCGCCTACATGGCCGAGACCACCCGCTTCCTGGTGGAGCGCGGCATTCCGGTGTGCTCCCACATCGGCCTGACGCCGCAATACGTCAACATGTTCGGCGGCTACCGCGTGCAGGGCAGGGGCGAAGACGCGCAGCGCATCCTGAACGACGCCAAGGTCCTGGCCGAGGCCGGCGCCAGCCTGGTGCTGATGGAGTGCGTGCCGGCGCCGCTGGCCAAGGAGATCACCGAAACCGTCAAGGCGCCGACCATAGGCATCGGCGCGGGCGCGGACACGTCCGGCCAGGTGCTGGTGCTGCACGACATGCTGGGCGTGTATCCGGGTAAGAAGGCCAAGTTCGTCAAGAACTTCATGGAAGAGGCCGGCAGCATCCAGGGCGCTGTCCAGGCTTACATCAAGGCGGTGAAGGACAAGACCTTCCCGACCGAAGAGCACACTTACTAA
- a CDS encoding glycine betaine ABC transporter substrate-binding protein has translation MNAPHITLVTIDLSFHAASAAVIAAVLEKHGVAVSQWRAPHERAFELLASGQGDMLCSAWLPGSHGRYLAPIEDEIEKMSALYAPYALWGVPDYVPADAVAEIADLAKPDVAARMVKTIQGINPGAGISRFSLEIMDRYRLHEAGYRFLHGALDDCVSAFEQAVARRDWAVVPLWQPQYLHWRHRIRELADPDGLLRGRDEATLIVRKDALRRLSAAAIADLRALRLGNQAMTRLDHLICKQGLSPDEAARQWLSSSATQAG, from the coding sequence ATGAACGCGCCCCACATCACGCTGGTCACGATAGACCTGTCCTTCCACGCCGCCAGCGCCGCCGTGATCGCCGCCGTCCTGGAAAAACATGGCGTGGCCGTCAGCCAATGGCGCGCGCCGCACGAGCGCGCGTTCGAACTGCTGGCCAGCGGCCAGGGCGACATGCTGTGCAGCGCCTGGCTGCCCGGCAGCCACGGCCGCTATCTCGCGCCCATCGAAGACGAGATCGAAAAAATGTCCGCGTTGTATGCGCCCTACGCGCTGTGGGGCGTGCCGGACTACGTGCCGGCCGATGCGGTGGCCGAGATCGCTGACCTGGCAAAGCCCGATGTGGCGGCCCGCATGGTCAAGACCATACAGGGCATCAATCCCGGCGCCGGCATCAGCCGCTTCTCGCTGGAGATCATGGACCGCTACCGGCTGCATGAGGCCGGCTACCGCTTCCTCCACGGCGCGCTGGACGATTGCGTCTCGGCCTTCGAACAAGCCGTCGCGCGCCGCGACTGGGCGGTGGTGCCGCTGTGGCAACCACAATATCTGCACTGGCGCCACCGCATCCGCGAACTGGCCGATCCGGATGGCCTGCTGCGCGGCCGCGACGAGGCGACGCTCATCGTCCGCAAGGACGCGCTGCGCCGTCTTTCCGCCGCGGCCATCGCCGACTTGCGCGCGTTGCGGCTGGGCAATCAAGCCATGACCCGGCTCGACCACCTGATCTGCAAGCAGGGCTTGTCGCCCGACGAGGCGGCCAGGCAATGGCTGTCTTCATCCGCAACCCAAGCCGGGTGA
- the panC gene encoding pantoate--beta-alanine ligase, which translates to MEIIRTVAEMRAWRKQAGKLAFVPTMGNLHEGHLKLVAAARERADKVAVSIFVNRLQFGQGEDFDAYPRTFEADCDKLRAAGVDALFFPTERELYPRVRQDFNIEPPHIQNELCGAFRPGHFRGVATVVTKLFNIVQPDLACFGKKDYQQLHVIQAMLADLNSPIEIVPVDTGRADDGLALSSRNGYLAIEERAEAPRLYRNLSAIRDGLLAGSQDYAGLEQAARDDLSAAGWTVDYVEVRQADTLEIAHAGEKRLVVLAAARLGKTRLIDNIEVFR; encoded by the coding sequence ATGGAAATCATCCGTACCGTGGCCGAGATGCGCGCCTGGCGCAAGCAGGCCGGCAAGCTGGCTTTCGTGCCTACCATGGGCAATCTGCACGAGGGGCACCTGAAGCTGGTGGCCGCCGCCCGCGAGCGCGCCGACAAAGTGGCGGTCAGCATCTTCGTCAACCGGCTGCAGTTCGGCCAGGGAGAGGACTTCGACGCCTATCCGCGCACTTTTGAGGCGGACTGCGACAAGCTGCGCGCCGCCGGCGTGGACGCGCTGTTTTTTCCGACCGAGCGCGAGTTGTACCCGCGCGTGAGGCAGGACTTCAACATCGAGCCGCCGCACATCCAGAACGAGCTGTGCGGCGCTTTCCGTCCCGGCCATTTCCGCGGCGTGGCCACGGTGGTGACCAAGCTGTTTAACATCGTGCAGCCGGACCTGGCCTGCTTCGGCAAGAAGGATTACCAGCAGCTGCACGTGATCCAGGCGATGCTCGCCGATCTCAATTCGCCGATCGAGATCGTGCCGGTGGACACCGGCCGCGCCGATGACGGCCTGGCGCTGTCGTCGCGCAATGGTTACCTCGCGATTGAAGAGCGCGCCGAGGCGCCGCGTCTATATCGCAACCTGAGCGCGATTCGCGATGGGCTGCTCGCCGGCAGCCAGGATTACGCGGGTCTGGAGCAGGCTGCGCGAGACGACCTGTCCGCCGCCGGCTGGACCGTGGATTATGTCGAGGTGCGACAGGCCGACACGCTGGAAATCGCCCATGCCGGCGAGAAGCGGCTGGTGGTGCTGGCCGCGGCGCGCCTGGGCAAGACCCGGTTGATCGACAATATCGAAGTGTTCCGTTAA